A window from Citrus sinensis cultivar Valencia sweet orange chromosome 3, DVS_A1.0, whole genome shotgun sequence encodes these proteins:
- the LOC102630955 gene encoding double-stranded RNA-binding protein 4-like produces MYKTKLQELCHQRVWNLPVYTTAKQGLDHNPRFQATVTVNDQSFTTPDLYKSSKEAQNDAARIAFQHFSSPPPPSSTPAASSSNGSLSESAVQVNARETDRTTQVNATISTVNDVHKSRDMQHLYKNQLQSYTQKKNLPLPMYSCEREGPPHASRFKCKVTIDGQTYESHQFFPTLKEAEHEAAKVALMSLSLDKFQQDDSVLYKNVLQELAQKEAYALPVYNTKQSGESHAPTFVSTVEVGGEVFSGQGAKSKKQAEMSAAKVAYMRLKEPNPSQGPALVSPDIQAQADYSSSSLQSNVTADLHHNIQTAGRLVFNPNSMPKVQAEEIRELTTVNTEVAGYDLSQFPQPEFSSSSDLSASSGVENGMPSSSLPLECSVNPLVDPIAQSVRADGRTCKIIRVRPNRPNMKFPEGSSVLHRDNQWVAWTDGSQSN; encoded by the exons ATGTACAAAACGAAGCTGCAGGAGCTATGCCACCAGAGAGTATGGAACTTGCCAGTATACACAACAGCCAAACAAGGCCTTGACCACAACCCTCGCTTTCAAGCAACCGTTACCGTTAACGACCAATCTTTCACCACCCCGGATCTTTACAAGTCGTCCAAAGAGGCCCAAAACGACGCCGCTAGAATCGCTTTCCAACATTTCTCGTCTCCTCCTCCACCATCCTCTACTCCTGCCGCTTCCTCTTCTAAcg gTTCTTTGAGTGAAAGTGCAGTGCAAGTAAATGCTCGAGAAACAGATCGAACTACTCAGGTCAATGCAACGATCTCAACTGTCAATGATGTTCACAAATCAAGAG ATATGCAACACCTATACAAAAACCAGCTGCAGAGCTAtactcaaaagaaaaatctcccTCTTCCTAtgtattcatgtgagagggaAGGTCCTCCTCATGCTAGTCGTTTCAAGTGTAAGGTCACAATTGATGGACAAACTTATGAGAGTCATCAGTTTTTTCCTACTTTAAAAGAAGCCGAGCATGAAGCGGCGAAAGTTGCATTAATGTCATTGTCACTTGATAAATTTCAACAG GATGATTCTGTTCTTTACAAGAACGTTTTGCAAGAATTGGCTCAGAAAGAAGCGTATgctttgccagtttataacaCTAAGCAATCTGGTGAATCTCATGCACCAACTTTTGTGTCAACTGTTGAGGTAGGAGGAGAAGTTTTTTCTGGACAAGGAGCAAAGTCCAAGAAGCAAGCAGAGATGAGTGCAGCAAAAGTTGCTTACATGAGGCTAAAAGAAC CCAATCCAAGTCAGGGTCCCGCATTGGTTTCTCCTGACATCCAAGCACAAGCTGACTACTCATCATCCAGCTTGCAATCAAATGTCACTGCAGATCTGCACCACAATATCCAAACTGCAGGCCGCTTGGTTTTCAATCCCAATTCAATGCCCAAGGTGCAAGCTGAAGAAATCAGAG AATTGACTACAGTGAATACTGAAGTTGCTGGCTATGATCTCTCTCAATTTCCACAACCAGAGTTTTCATCCTCATCTGACCTCTCTGCCTCCTCTGGGGTTGAAAATGGCATGCCTTCATCTTCTTTGCCTTTGGAATGCTCTGTTAACCCCCTTGTGGATCCTATTGCTCAGTCAGTTAGAGCAGATGGGCGCACCTGCAAGATAATTAGAGTTCGCCCTAATAGGCCAAACATGAAATTTCCTGAAGGAAGCTCAGTGCTGCATAGGGACAATCAATGGGTTGCATGGACGGATGGATCTCAATCAAACTAG